A region of Candidatus Woesearchaeota archaeon DNA encodes the following proteins:
- a CDS encoding HTH domain-containing protein, translating into MGQQEVYNFLKENKGKWFTSKQISEAINVSIGSVTMSLKKLRKSQMVKYKNTGKRNEFQYMFK; encoded by the coding sequence ATGGGACAACAAGAAGTGTATAATTTTTTAAAAGAAAATAAGGGTAAATGGTTTACCTCTAAGCAAATAAGCGAAGCAATTAATGTTTCTATTGGTTCAGTAACCATGAGTTTAAAGAAATTGCGTAAAAGCCAGATGGTTAAATACAAGAATACTGGCAAACGTAATGAATTTCAGTATATGTTTAAATAG